One part of the Salmo salar chromosome ssa10, Ssal_v3.1, whole genome shotgun sequence genome encodes these proteins:
- the LOC106613501 gene encoding phospholipase A and acyltransferase 1 isoform X1 → MDRKSATSTMASNDPNPLDPPGTPQPGDLIEIFRPAYQHWALYLGDGYIINLTPVDESQAAAISSVKSVFSRKAVVRMQLLKEVVGDDSYQVNNKYDDDRTPLPVDDIIQRSQDLIGQEVSYDLLGSNCEHFVTLLRYGEGVSEQATRAIGAISLVTAAASAFSVLGMINTRSRNRPF, encoded by the exons ATGGATAGAAAAAGTGCAACCTCTACT ATGGCCTCTAATGACCCCAACCCTCTTGACCCCCCTGGGACCCCCCAGCCTGGTGACCTCATTGAGATCTTCAGACCGGCCTATCAGCACTGGGCTCTGTACCTGGGAGATGGTTATATCATCAACTTGACACCTGTTG ATGAGAGTCAGGCTGCGGCCATCTCCAGTGTGAAGTCAGTGTTCAGTCGAAAGGCAGTGGTCCGAATGCAGCTTCTAAAGGAAGTGGTTGGAGACGACTCGTACCAGGTCAACAACAAATACGACGACGACCGCACTCCATTGCCTGTCGATGATATAATTCAGCGATCTCAAGACCTCATTGGCCAGGAGGTGTCTTATGATCTGTTGGGCAGTAACTGCGAGCACTTTGTCACATTGCTGCGCTACGGGGAGGGGGTATCTGAGCAG GCCACACGGGCCATTGGAGCTATCAGTTTGGTGACGGCTGCTGCAAGTGCCTTCTCTGTTCTTGGAATGATCAACACACGCTCCAGAAACAGACCCTTCTGA
- the LOC106613456 gene encoding pre-rRNA 2'-O-ribose RNA methyltransferase FTSJ3-like, which produces FSGVDLVQIKDIPNVVALTEDITTESADRLWKELLTWKMHIVQNDGAPNVGANWVHDAFSHAHRTLMALKLACDIPAKGGMFATKVFRSKDCQPLLWIFQHFFKKVRATKHQASRNESAWTGLLSISGYPASDKIDNKFFDPKPAVMEVEVQAKAIKDLVPVMKPKAEGYTDGDLTLYHTFSTTANLKADNTVEFLSKANEVMRRATQRR; this is translated from the exons TTCTCAGGTGTCGACTTGGTCCAAATCAAGGATATTCCCAATGTGGTCGCTCTGACAGAGGACATCACCACAGAGAGCGCGGACAG GCTCTGGAAGGAGCTCTTGACATGGAAGATGCACATAGTCCAAAACGACGGAGCTCCAAATGTTGGAGCCAACTGGGTGCATGATGCCTTCTCTCATG CTCACCGGACCCTGATGGCTCTGAAGCTGGCGTGTGACATCCCGGCCAAAGGGGGCATGTTTGCCACCAAGGTGTTCCGCTCCAAAGACTGCCAGCCGCTGCTGTGGATCTTCCAGCATTTCTTCAAGAAGGTGCGGGCCACCAAGCACCAGGCCTCCAGAAACGAGTCGGCTTG GACGGGACTTCTTTCCATTTCAGGTTACCCGGCCTCAGACAAAATCGACAACAAGTTCTTTGACCCCAAACCTGCCGTCATGGAGGTGGAGGTCCAAGCCAAGGCTATCAAAGACCTGGTGCCTGTGATGAAacccaag GCGGAGGGATACACAGATGGTGATCTGACCCTGTACCACACATTCTCTACGACTGCCAACCTCAAGGCTGACAACACTGTGGAGTTCCTGAGCAAAGCCAACGAG GTGATGAGGCGAGCGACGCAGAGGAGATGA
- the LOC106613501 gene encoding phospholipase A and acyltransferase 1 isoform X3, with protein sequence MDRKSATSTMASNDPNPLDPPGTPQPGDLIEIFRPAYQHWALYLGDGYIINLTPVDESQAAAISSVKSVFSRKAVVRMQLLKEVVGDDSYQVNNKYDDDRTPLPVDDIIQRSQDLIGQEATRAIGAISLVTAAASAFSVLGMINTRSRNRPF encoded by the exons ATGGATAGAAAAAGTGCAACCTCTACT ATGGCCTCTAATGACCCCAACCCTCTTGACCCCCCTGGGACCCCCCAGCCTGGTGACCTCATTGAGATCTTCAGACCGGCCTATCAGCACTGGGCTCTGTACCTGGGAGATGGTTATATCATCAACTTGACACCTGTTG ATGAGAGTCAGGCTGCGGCCATCTCCAGTGTGAAGTCAGTGTTCAGTCGAAAGGCAGTGGTCCGAATGCAGCTTCTAAAGGAAGTGGTTGGAGACGACTCGTACCAGGTCAACAACAAATACGACGACGACCGCACTCCATTGCCTGTCGATGATATAATTCAGCGATCTCAAGACCTCATTGGCCAGGAG GCCACACGGGCCATTGGAGCTATCAGTTTGGTGACGGCTGCTGCAAGTGCCTTCTCTGTTCTTGGAATGATCAACACACGCTCCAGAAACAGACCCTTCTGA
- the LOC106613501 gene encoding phospholipase A and acyltransferase 1 isoform X2, whose amino-acid sequence MASNDPNPLDPPGTPQPGDLIEIFRPAYQHWALYLGDGYIINLTPVDESQAAAISSVKSVFSRKAVVRMQLLKEVVGDDSYQVNNKYDDDRTPLPVDDIIQRSQDLIGQEVSYDLLGSNCEHFVTLLRYGEGVSEQATRAIGAISLVTAAASAFSVLGMINTRSRNRPF is encoded by the exons ATGGCCTCTAATGACCCCAACCCTCTTGACCCCCCTGGGACCCCCCAGCCTGGTGACCTCATTGAGATCTTCAGACCGGCCTATCAGCACTGGGCTCTGTACCTGGGAGATGGTTATATCATCAACTTGACACCTGTTG ATGAGAGTCAGGCTGCGGCCATCTCCAGTGTGAAGTCAGTGTTCAGTCGAAAGGCAGTGGTCCGAATGCAGCTTCTAAAGGAAGTGGTTGGAGACGACTCGTACCAGGTCAACAACAAATACGACGACGACCGCACTCCATTGCCTGTCGATGATATAATTCAGCGATCTCAAGACCTCATTGGCCAGGAGGTGTCTTATGATCTGTTGGGCAGTAACTGCGAGCACTTTGTCACATTGCTGCGCTACGGGGAGGGGGTATCTGAGCAG GCCACACGGGCCATTGGAGCTATCAGTTTGGTGACGGCTGCTGCAAGTGCCTTCTCTGTTCTTGGAATGATCAACACACGCTCCAGAAACAGACCCTTCTGA